From a single Cryptococcus neoformans var. neoformans B-3501A chromosome 3, whole genome shotgun sequence genomic region:
- a CDS encoding hypothetical protein (HMMPfam hit to Ras, Ras family, score: 250.8, E(): 2.4e-72): MSEKGYYGGDQRLVIVGCGGVGKTAITIRFVTSQFYDQEYNPTIEDSYRKQVVVDNEATTLEILDTAGQEEYAAMADQWYTFGSGFLLVYSLTDRSSFEEIKNFHREILRVKDRNYVPCVIVCNKCDLQKYRSVGQLEGRELARSVHAPFIECSAAERVNVDVAFNELIKLVRKDEQRISLAARKLLEGPFLSPPQPPRPKQIKQMKEKDKSGHNRRQREKNSDDVPFCNDCTVM, from the exons ATGTCCGAAAAAGGTTACTATGGGGGAGACCAAAGACTTGTGATAGTGGGATGCGGCG GTGTTGGTAAAACTGCCATCACAATCCGTTTCGTGACCTCCCAATTTTACGATCA aGAATACAACCCAACCATCGAAGACTCATATAGAAAGCAAGTGGTAGTTGATAACGAAGCAACAACCTTGGAGATCCTAGACACTGCCGGCCAAG AGGAATACGCCGCCATGGCCGATCAATGGTACACATTCGGCTCGGGCTTTCTGCTCGTGTATTCTTTGACAGACCGCTCATCATTTGAGGAGATAAAGAACTTCCACAGGGAAATATTAAGAGTGAAAGATAGAAATTACGTGCCATGTGTAATAGTCTGCAATAAG TGTGACCTGCAAAAGTATCGATCAGTTGGCCAGCTCGAGGGCCGTGAGCTCGCGCGGTCCGTACACGCTCCATTTATAGAGTGTTCGGCAGCAGAACGAGTGAACGTAGATGTAGCATTCAACGAATTGATCAAGCTCGTGCGGAAGGACGAACAA CGAATATCTCTAGCTGCTCGAAAGCTTCTCGAAGGCCCATTTCTCTCACCACCTCAACCACCGCGACCAAAACAAATAAAAcaaatgaaggagaaggataagtCGGGCCATAATCGAAGGCAGAGGGAGAAAAACAGTGACGATGTTCCATTTTGCAACGATTGTACTGTCATGTAA
- a CDS encoding hypothetical protein (HMMPfam hit to F_bP_aldolase, Fructose-bisphosphate aldolase class-II, score: 43.1, E(): 4.3e-16) — translation MSLANNLTLDILKKAEEGGYGIVAQTCYDANMAVALVRAAERNKSPAILQLFPVTLAAGGGPLLQYCLDVAHNASVPISVHLDHATDPEHLELSIGLAEKGIKFDSIMVDASHADTDEENIAIAVPYIKRCRAAGVATEVELGRLEGGEAGLREITGAMLTDPANAEEFMKATGADILAPSYGNLHGSYKFIGGPKYKLEILKDLQERFRGRIPYLCAHGTDELPDSLFQDLVKAGVSKFNINSWARDPYVETLGKELSAGTPFPDASEKAIEAFAQVCDHMMELLGSKGKAA, via the exons ATGTCTCTCGCGAACAATCTTACCCTTGACATCCTCAAGAAGGCCGAAGAAGGTGGCTATGGCATTGTTGCTCAGACATG CTATGATGCCAACATGGCTGTAGCCCTCGTGAGAGCGGCAGAAAGGAACAAATCCCCTGCCATTCTCCAGCTGTTCCCGGTGACGCTTGCTGCTGGCGGTGGTCCCTTGCTTCAGTACTGCCTCGACGT CGCACACAACGCTTCTGTTCCTATTTCGGTTCATCTCGACCATGCAACCGACCCCGAGCATCTTGAGCTGTCCATTGGCCTTGCTGAGAAAGGTATCAAatttgacagcatcatgGTCGACGCAAGTCATGCCGACACCGACGAGGAAAACATTGCCATTGCTGTGCCATACATCAAGCGATGCCGCGCCGCTGGCGTTGCTACCGAAGTCGAGCTGGGCCGATTGGAGGGTGGTGAGGCCGGCCTGAGAGAGATCACTGGTGCGATGTTGACAGATCCCGCCAACGCCGAGGAATTTATGAAGGC GACTGGTGCCGACATACTTGCGCCTTCATACGGAAACCTTCATGGGAGTTATAAATTTATCGGGGGACCCAAATATAAACTTGAGAT CTTGAAAGACCTCCAGGAACGATTCAGAGGCAGAATACCCTACCTCTGCGCCCATGGGACTGATGAACTTCCTGATTCTCTTTTCCAAGACCTGGTTAAGGCTGGTGTTTCCAAG TTCAACATCAACTCTTGGGCCCGAGACCCTTACGTCGAGACTCTCGGTAAAGAACTTTCAGCAGGCACTCCCTTCCCGGACGCTTCCGAAAAGGCCATTGAGGCGTTTGCTCAGGTGTGCGACCACATGATGGAGCTTCTCGGTTCCAAAGGCAAGGCAGCATAA
- a CDS encoding hypothetical protein (Match to ESTs gb|CF191431.1|CF191431, gb|CF191066.1|CF191066; HMMPfam hit to Carboxyl_trans, Carboxyl transferase domain, score: 618.9, E(): 3.5e-183), which produces MYPRSLTLPPVRPRPFSPVFLSLARTLIPQPPPPLVSSRPLPTTFKKVSPQSESNRLFMEGLIREIETLRAQAKEGGGQKVLDRWKAKGTGKLSVRERVSALLDPASPFLELSPLAAHDVYPDALPGAGLVTGIGMIAGRKCMIIANDPTVKGGTYFPLTVKKHLRAQQVALENSLPCIYLVESGGAALPYQAEVFPDHDHFGRIFYNIARMSGMGIPQISVVHGISVAGGAYMPAMSDVVIIVKDQGRIFLAGPPLVKAATGEIVDEEALGGGDMHTSVSGVADYLATSDSHALRLAREAIRDLCPIPIAQALPSGSTAAGTREVVPPLYPTEDLNAIVPADPRQTYDPREIIARLVDGSEFREFKKEFGKTIITGFAEVHGYTVGIIANAGVLLSPSAQKATHFINLCSQRRIPLVFLVNVGGYMVGEKAERGGIAKDGAKMVRAVARAKVEKYTFVVGGSYGAGNYGMCGRAYSPRFLFMWPNARISVMGPDQLSTVMHTVQGKRAQENGKAAEDAERKRQELRDAIEKQSMGIYSTARLWDDGIIKPSDTRDILGLALELAHDERAKRPHGAQGTRGEIGADGDNGDWGVFRM; this is translated from the exons ATGTATCCCAGGTCCCTCACCCTACCTCCTGTCCGTCCCCGACCCTTCTCACCTGTCTTCCTGTCCCTCGCCCGAACCCTCATACCCCAGCCACCCCCGCCTCTAGTCTCCTCTCGCCCTCTACCCACTACCTTCAAAAAAGTGTCCCCGCAGTCAGAGTCCAACAGGTTGTTTATGGAAGGTCTAATTCGCGAGATAGAAACGCTGAGAGCCCAGGCGAAGGAAGGTGGCGGGCAAAAGGTTCTGGATAGATGGAAGGCCAAGGGAACCGGTAAACTGTCCGTGAGAGAGAG AGTGTCCGCCTTACTCGACCCAGCCAGTCCCTTCCTCGAGCTTTCACCTCTGGCAGCACACGATGTGTATCCCGATGCTTTACCAGGTGCCGGTCTAGTTACTGGTATAG GAATGATAGCTGGAAGGAAATGTATGATCATAGCCAATGACCCGACGGTCAAAGGCGGCACCTACTTCCCGCTTACT GTGAAGAAACATTTACGGGCTCAGCAAGTTGCTCTTGAAAATTCTCTGCCGTGCATTTACCTCGTCGAATCTGGAGGCGCTGCGTTACCGTATCAAGCAGAAGTATTCCCAGATCAC GACCATTTTGGAAGGATTTTTTACAACATTGCACGCATGTCTGGAATGGGCATTCCTCAAATTAGTGTGGTCCACGGAATTAGCGTAGCAGGCGGGGC ATATATGCCTGCAATGTCCGATGtggtcatcatcgtcaag GACCAAGGCCGCATCTTTCTCGCGGGTCCACCTTTGGTCAAAGCCGCTACTGGTGAAATAGTCGACGAAGAAGCTTTGG GCGGAGGCGATATGCACACCTCAGTATCAGGAGTGGCAGATTACCTTGCCACATCCGACTCCCATGCTCTTCGTCTGGCGCGGGAAGCCATACGCGACTTATGTCCTATTCCTATAGCCCAAGCACTCCCATCTGGCAGTACAGCTGCTGGAACGAGAGAGGTGGTACCTCCACTTTACCCAACAGAAGATCTCAACGCGATCGTCCCAGCCGATCCAAGGCAAACCTATGATCCAAGGGAAATTATCGCGAGGTTGGTGGATGGAAGTGAGTTCAGAGAGTTTAAGAAGGAGTTTGGTAAGACAATCATCACCGGTTTCGCAGAGGTCCATGGGTATAC GGTTGGTATCATAGCAAACGCCGGTGTTCTCCTATCTCCGTCTGCCCAAAAAGCAACCCATTTTATCAACCTTTGCTCCCAGCGACGTATTCCGCTTGTATTCCTGGTAAATGTGGGCGGCTACATGGTAGGCGAAAAGGcagaaagaggaggtaTCGCCAAAGATGGAGCAAAAATGGTCAGAGCAGTAGCGAGGGCAAAAGTGGAAAAGTATACTTTTGTTGTGGGAGGAAGTTACGG GGCGGGGAATTATGGCATGTGCGGTCGGGCGTATTCACCTCGTTTCCTGTTCATGTGGCCAAATGCGAGGATCAGCGTTATGGGTCCTGATCAATTGTCTACTGTCATGCACACTGTGCAAGGCAAACGAGCCCAAGAAAATGGTAAAGCGGCAGAGGACGCcgagagaaagaggcaaGAGTTACGTGACGCGATCGAGAAACAGAGTATGGGGATCTATTCCACCGCAAGATTATGG GATGACGGTATCATCAAGCCTAGTGATACGAGAGACATCTTGGGCCTCGCATTGGAGCTAGCACATGATGAACGAGCAAAGAGACCGCACGGCGCGCAGGGTACGAGGGGCGAGATTGGGGCTGATGGGGACAATGGTGATTGGGGAGTTTTCCGGATGTAA
- a CDS encoding hypothetical protein (HMMPfam hit to eIF3_gamma, Eukaryotic initiation factor 3, gamma subunit, score: 124.5, E(): 2.4e-34) — protein MTEKQQNSQQPSQLDSTASISALPPQLQQPAAGITGAPGNAEATTSEPPSTKRPRKAIESSEPLTEVILRRLTTIKEGDTVLLRLPSDLVKSVVVQGDNLVQLGKYGAFPASQLIGLHYDITYEIVSSSGSGASTPQPQSLDFSTEETQSKKGNKKNKNKGKDTAAVSKNNPGWNNILRPLKRQLVVDAVIDDIVETNEFIEDLSETEKTTLSHDEIAELRAQGCTPEEIIQAQIARHEKFGLKTDFSKEKWRRRKEKKFYQTVQPLAPSIPNVLYHYNLRSPQSILHLRDDTLSQLLTMANVRPGGRYLVVDDTGGLITAAVLERMGSEGSILLFNESDSPPAWGILQTMNFSDRELEPIKWLNWLEAEEEYQKPAPPVQAEPPTNPIKAAAKQRKYAAQVAELNNTRNELHLGGWDGLILATTLNPISVVARLTPYLLGSAPIVVYSPYYQVLAELLSWSKKDPNYLNDTLTESWERTYQVLPGRTHPMMTTSATGGYLWNATRVHPSQFQPESHQRFKRRKTGKAPGKEQLSSVAKDEEAVNESLEIDPEELANEGE, from the exons ATGACAGAAAAGCAACAGAACAGTCAGCAGCCATCCCAGTTGGACTCAACTGCAAGTATCTCAGCACTCCCGCCACAATTACAGCAACCTGCCGCCGGGATCACTGGAGCTCCAGGAAATGCAGAAGCTACAACATCTGAACCACCTTCAACCAAGCGACCTCGCAAAGCCATAGAGTCCTCAGAGCCCTTAACAGAGGTGATTCTTCGTCGGTTGACGACGATCAAAGAGGGTGATACAGTCCTTTTGCGATTGCCAAGTGACCTTGTTAAATCCGTCGTTGTCCAAGGGGACAA TCTTGTTCAGCTCGGTAAATATGGAGCGTTTCCCGCCTCCCAACTCATTGGTTTGCATTACGACATCACGTATGAAATTGTTTCTAGCAGTGGCTCTGGAGCCAGcactcctcaacctcaatcTCTTGACTTTTCCACAGAAGAAACTCAAAGCAAAAAGGGCAACAAGAAGAATAAaaacaagggcaaggacACTGCAGCAGTATCTAAAAATAACCCAGGGTGGAATAATATCTTGAGGCCTCTAAAAAGGCAGCTTGTCGTGGATGCCGTCATTG ACGACATCGTTGAAACCAACGAATTTATTGAGGATCTTTCAGAAACTGAAAAGACGACATTGTCTCATGACGAGATTGCGGAACTTCGAGCCCAGGGATGCACGCCAGAAGAAATTATCCAGGCGCAGATCGCACGACATGAGAAATTTGGGCTCAAAACAGATTTCAGCAAAGAaaaatggagaagacggaaagaaaaaaa ATTTTACCAGACAGTCCAACCTCTCGCTCCTTCTATTCCTAATGTCCTTTACCATTACAATCTTCGGTCTCCTCAGTCtatccttcatctccgaGATGACACCCTTTCCCAGTTGCTCACTATGGCCAATGTCCGACCTGGGGGCCGTTATCTTGTCGTTGACGACACTGGCGGTTTGATTACTGCCGCCGTGCTGGAAAGAATGGGATCCGAAGGAAGTATTCTGTTATTCAATGAGAGCGACAGCCCGCCTGCCTGGGGCATATTGCAAACTATGAATTTCTCTGACAGGGAGCTGGAACCGATTAAATGGTTAAACTGGttggaagcagaggaagaatatCAGAAGC CTGCCCCTCCTGTCCAAGCCGAGCCTCCCACAAACCCTATTAAAGCCGCTGCCAAGCAGCGAAAATATGCTGCTCAGGTAGCCGAACTCAATAATACTCGAAATGAGCTGCATCTAGGTGGCTGGGACGG CTTGATCCTTGCAACGACTCTTAATCCCATTTCGGTTGTCGCCCGACTCACACCGTATCTTCTCGGTTCCGCTCCAATTGTAGTCTACTCACCTTACTACCAAGTCCTGGCTGAGCTGCTCAGTTGGTCTAAAAAAGATCCGAATTATCTTAATGACACCCTCACTGAGAGCTGGGAGAGGACATATCAGGTATTACCTGGCAGAACGCATCCTATGATGACAACGAGTGCCACTGGCGGTTACCTTTGGAATGCCACCAGAGT TCACCCTTCACAGTTCCAACCAGAATCCCATCAGAGGttcaaaagaagaaaaacaGGCAAGGCTCCAGGGAAAGAGCAGCTAAGCAGTGTGGCTAAAGACGAGGAAGCTGTCAATGAAAGCTTGGAAATAGATCCCGAGGAGCTTGCAAATGAAGGAGAATAG